A genomic region of Deinococcus betulae contains the following coding sequences:
- a CDS encoding DUF1304 domain-containing protein, producing MFLWTSPRGRAAFNITIEEARTTRSLAANQGLYNGFLVVGLVWSLLAPAALAFPLQTFFLTCVVVAGVYGAITVSRRILLVQALPALGALLCLFLSNY from the coding sequence ATGTTTTTATGGACTTCCCCTCGAGGACGCGCAGCTTTTAACATAACCATCGAAGAAGCTCGGACCACACGTAGCCTGGCTGCGAATCAAGGACTTTACAACGGATTTTTAGTTGTCGGCCTTGTCTGGTCTCTGCTAGCGCCAGCAGCCCTCGCCTTTCCACTCCAGACTTTCTTTCTGACTTGTGTTGTGGTTGCTGGAGTTTATGGTGCTATAACAGTTTCTCGGCGTATTCTCCTTGTTCAAGCTCTTCCAGCGCTAGGTGCTCTCCTATGCCTTTTTCTTTCTAATTATTAA